From the genome of Saccopteryx bilineata isolate mSacBil1 chromosome 6, mSacBil1_pri_phased_curated, whole genome shotgun sequence, one region includes:
- the PROSER1 gene encoding proline and serine-rich protein 1 isoform X2, with translation MDKKSFEMVLDEIRKAVLTEYKLKAIEYVHGYFSSEQVVDLLRYFSWAEPQLKAMKALQHKMVAVHPAEVVNILNCFTFSKDKLVALELLASNIVDAQNSRPIEDLFRINMSEKKRCKRVLEQAFKGGCKAPHAMISSCGTIPGNPYPKGKPSRINGIFPGTPLKKDGEECTNEGKGIAARILGPSKPPPSTYNPHKPVPYPIPPCRPHATIAPSAYNNAGLVPLASVLAPGVPPPPPYTPNPVATESEDLCHQSKSTQNQTFSAPASQLFSPHGSNPATPAATPVPMASPVKATSHPSASSAAPVPGLSMLNTILPVFPGQVSSVVHTPQPPVPNPTVIRTPLLPATPVTSVHSTASTPVPSMFPGLVPLPGPSATPAPSPQATLVPRAPPASHETFASTSAASISLPFPAASAAAPANNPASASLSSVFTRLPLPLPPVSHGVSSPAPSVIAAGAAPSVTCPLAVNSPLLSALKGFLTSNETTLISSSALSSAVTSGLASRSSLTNHNSDSLALAPNKCYAPSAVPIRQGSCTLGLAVFPGLPSAAAASASSSPALPVQSSLATPTSASISGPMSSSSSAALLNGPHPSNSDLHVTPSTAVTTIPITIKTEPTSPTPSAFKGPPHSTNPSHSTLGLSGTLGHAYTSASVPISLSTCLNPALSGLSGLSSPLSVSNPLSSVSLPQPGSSAPITPVFTALPPFTSLTNSFPLTGTPALNPSVSLPGTLIVTSSAAITSISVPPPSSTATVLSGLSVSAPVSVAPFPLNLSTAVPSLFSVTQGPLPSSNPSYPSFSVSNTPSVTPALPSFPGLQAPSTVAAVTPLPVTATTPSPAPVLPGFASAFSSNFNSALVAQASLSSGLQAAGSSVFPGLLSLPGIPGFSQNPSQSLQELQHNAATQSALLQQLEISWLCVLPPP, from the exons gCTGTTTTGACAGAATACAAATTGAAAGCAATTGAATATGTGCACGGATATTTCTCCAGTGAACAG GTGGTTGACTTACTGAGATATTTCTCCTGGGCTGAGCCTCAGTTAAAGGCAATGAAAGCATTACAACAT AAAATGGTGGCTGTTCACCCGGCAGAAGTGGTCAATATACTCAACTGTTTCACCTTTAGTAAAGACAAGTTAGTTGCTCTTGAACTGTTAGCTTC AAACATTGTGGATGCACAAAATTCACGACCCATTGAAGATTTATTCAGGATAAATATGTCTGAGAAGAAGCGATGCAAGAGAGTACTTGAGCAG GCTTTCAAGGGTGGCTGCAAAGCTCCTCACGCTATGATATCTTCCTGTGGGACGATCCCAGGAAATCCATACCCCAAAGGCAAACCAAGTCGCATAAATGGAATTTTCCCA ggaACCCCTTTGAAAAAAGATGGCGAAGAATGTACCAATGAAGGCAAAGGAATAGCTGCACGGATTCTTGGACCGTCCAAACCA CCTCCTTCAACATATAATCCACATAAACCCGTTCCTTATCCAATACCTCCATGCCGGCCACATGCAACAATTGCACCAA gtgCTTATAACAATGCAGGTCTGGTACCATTAGCCAGTGTCCTAGCTCCAGGTgtaccccctccacctccatacaCTCCCAATCCAGTGGCAACAG aaagtgAAGATCTTTGTCATCAGTCAAAATCTACACAGAATCAAA CATTTTCTGCCCCAGCAAGTCAACTCTTTTCTCCCCACGGTTCCAATCCTGCAACTCCCGCAGCCACTCCTGTTCCCATGGCGTCCCCAGTCAAGGCCACAAGTCACCCGTCGGCATCATCGGCCGCCCCTGTTCCCGGGCTGAGCATGCTGAACACCATCCTCCCTGTGTTCCCAGGGCAGGTCTCCTCAGTCGTCCACACACCTCAGCCGCCCGTGCCGAATCCAACAGTCATCAGAACCCCTTTGTTGCCGGCCACACCTGTCACTTCTGTCCACAGCACAGCATCTACTCCTGTGCCTTCCATGTTTCCTGGCCTAGTTCCACTGCCAGGTCCCTCGGCCACGCCAGCACCATCCCCCCAGGCCACATTGGTTCCTCGGGCCCCTCCTGCCTCTCATGAAACCTTTGCTTCTACTTCTGCTGCTTCCATTAGCCTGCCCTTTCCTGCCgcctctgctgctgctcctgccaaCAACCCTGCTTCTGCTTCACTGTCATCCGTTTTCACAAGGCTCCCCTTGCCCTTGCCACCAGTGTCCCACGGCGTGTCCAGCCCAGCCCCTTCGGTGATTGCTGCTGGGGCTGCTCCCAGCGTCACCTGTCCCCTTGCTGTCAATAGTCCTCTCCTGTCTGCTCTGAAAGGCTTTCTGACATCAAACGAGACCACTTTAATCAGCTCTTCTGCTTTGTCCTCTGCTGTCACAAGTGGGCTGGCTTCACGCTCGTCTCTCACAAACCACAACTCCGACTCTCTTGCGTTGGCCCCTAACAAGTGCTATGCCCCATCGGCAGTCCCCATCCGGCAGGGCTCTTGTACTCTGGGGCTGGCCGTGTTCCCCGGCCTGCCGTCGGCGGCGGCTGCCTCAGCTTCCTCTTCCCCTGCGTTGCCTGTTCAGTCTTCTTTAGCTACTCCCACATCAGCTTCAATCTCAGGCCCCATGAGCTCTAGCTCCTCAGCTGCCCTTTTGAACGGCCCCCATCCAAGTAACTCAGACCTGCATGTCACTCCCAGCACTGCTGTAACAACGATCCCCATTACCATCAAAACTGAGCCTACGAGTCCCACCCCCTCTGCTTTCAAGGGCCCGCCACACTCCACGAACCCCTCCCATAGCACTTTAGGTCTGTCAGGGACACTGGGTCACGCTTACACATCAGCGTCAGTGCCCATCAGTTTATCCACTTGCCTTAATCCCGCATTATCAGGTCTCTCTGGTTTGAGCTCACCCCTGAGTGTGTCGAACCCCCTCTCCTCTGTTTCCCTTCCCCAGCCCGGCTCCTCTGCTCCCATCACCCCAGTGTTcactgctcttcccccctttacCTCTCTGACAAATAGCTTTCCTCTCACAGGCACGCCAGCCCTTAATCCCTCTGTGTCTCTTCCAGGGACATTAATAGTCACCTCATCTGCAGCAATCACATCCATATCTGTCCCTCCCCCGAGCTCGACAGCCACCGTCCTCTCAGGGCTTTCTGTCTCAGCGCCCGTCTCGGTAGCACCTTTCCCCCTCAACTTGTCGACAGCTGTCCCCTCGCTTTTCTCAGTTACCCAGGGGCCTCTGCCATCTTCAAATCCCTCCTACCCCAGCTTCTCTGTCTCTAACACCCCCAGTGTGACACCTGCTCTCCCGTCATTCCCGGGGCTGCAGGCACCCTCCACGGTGGCTGCAGTCACACCGCTGCCTGTCACTGCCACAACTCCGTCCCCAGCTCCTGTCCTCCCAGGGTTCGCTTCAGCGTTTAGTTCCAATTTCAACTCTGCTCTTGTTGCACAAGCCAG CTTATCATCTGGACTTCAAGCTGCCGGCAGCTCTGTTTTTCCAGGCCTTTTGTCCCTTCCAGGGATCCCTGGGTTTTCCCAGAACCCTTCGCAGTCCTTGCAGGAGCTGCAGCACAATGCTGCCACACAGTCCGCGCTGCTGCAGCAG TTGGAGATTTCCTGGCTCTGcgttctcccacctccctaa
- the PROSER1 gene encoding proline and serine-rich protein 1 isoform X3 — translation MDKKSFEMVLDEIRKAVLTEYKLKAIEYVHGYFSSEQVVDLLRYFSWAEPQLKAMKALQHKMVAVHPAEVVNILNCFTFSKDKLVALELLASNIVDAQNSRPIEDLFRINMSEKKRCKRVLEQGTPLKKDGEECTNEGKGIAARILGPSKPPPSTYNPHKPVPYPIPPCRPHATIAPSAYNNAGLVPLASVLAPGVPPPPPYTPNPVATESEDLCHQSKSTQNQTFSAPASQLFSPHGSNPATPAATPVPMASPVKATSHPSASSAAPVPGLSMLNTILPVFPGQVSSVVHTPQPPVPNPTVIRTPLLPATPVTSVHSTASTPVPSMFPGLVPLPGPSATPAPSPQATLVPRAPPASHETFASTSAASISLPFPAASAAAPANNPASASLSSVFTRLPLPLPPVSHGVSSPAPSVIAAGAAPSVTCPLAVNSPLLSALKGFLTSNETTLISSSALSSAVTSGLASRSSLTNHNSDSLALAPNKCYAPSAVPIRQGSCTLGLAVFPGLPSAAAASASSSPALPVQSSLATPTSASISGPMSSSSSAALLNGPHPSNSDLHVTPSTAVTTIPITIKTEPTSPTPSAFKGPPHSTNPSHSTLGLSGTLGHAYTSASVPISLSTCLNPALSGLSGLSSPLSVSNPLSSVSLPQPGSSAPITPVFTALPPFTSLTNSFPLTGTPALNPSVSLPGTLIVTSSAAITSISVPPPSSTATVLSGLSVSAPVSVAPFPLNLSTAVPSLFSVTQGPLPSSNPSYPSFSVSNTPSVTPALPSFPGLQAPSTVAAVTPLPVTATTPSPAPVLPGFASAFSSNFNSALVAQASLSSGLQAAGSSVFPGLLSLPGIPGFSQNPSQSLQELQHNAATQSALLQQAHSASALDGFSAQLDGFPSYPSAPGTPFSLQPSLSQSGWQ, via the exons gCTGTTTTGACAGAATACAAATTGAAAGCAATTGAATATGTGCACGGATATTTCTCCAGTGAACAG GTGGTTGACTTACTGAGATATTTCTCCTGGGCTGAGCCTCAGTTAAAGGCAATGAAAGCATTACAACAT AAAATGGTGGCTGTTCACCCGGCAGAAGTGGTCAATATACTCAACTGTTTCACCTTTAGTAAAGACAAGTTAGTTGCTCTTGAACTGTTAGCTTC AAACATTGTGGATGCACAAAATTCACGACCCATTGAAGATTTATTCAGGATAAATATGTCTGAGAAGAAGCGATGCAAGAGAGTACTTGAGCAG ggaACCCCTTTGAAAAAAGATGGCGAAGAATGTACCAATGAAGGCAAAGGAATAGCTGCACGGATTCTTGGACCGTCCAAACCA CCTCCTTCAACATATAATCCACATAAACCCGTTCCTTATCCAATACCTCCATGCCGGCCACATGCAACAATTGCACCAA gtgCTTATAACAATGCAGGTCTGGTACCATTAGCCAGTGTCCTAGCTCCAGGTgtaccccctccacctccatacaCTCCCAATCCAGTGGCAACAG aaagtgAAGATCTTTGTCATCAGTCAAAATCTACACAGAATCAAA CATTTTCTGCCCCAGCAAGTCAACTCTTTTCTCCCCACGGTTCCAATCCTGCAACTCCCGCAGCCACTCCTGTTCCCATGGCGTCCCCAGTCAAGGCCACAAGTCACCCGTCGGCATCATCGGCCGCCCCTGTTCCCGGGCTGAGCATGCTGAACACCATCCTCCCTGTGTTCCCAGGGCAGGTCTCCTCAGTCGTCCACACACCTCAGCCGCCCGTGCCGAATCCAACAGTCATCAGAACCCCTTTGTTGCCGGCCACACCTGTCACTTCTGTCCACAGCACAGCATCTACTCCTGTGCCTTCCATGTTTCCTGGCCTAGTTCCACTGCCAGGTCCCTCGGCCACGCCAGCACCATCCCCCCAGGCCACATTGGTTCCTCGGGCCCCTCCTGCCTCTCATGAAACCTTTGCTTCTACTTCTGCTGCTTCCATTAGCCTGCCCTTTCCTGCCgcctctgctgctgctcctgccaaCAACCCTGCTTCTGCTTCACTGTCATCCGTTTTCACAAGGCTCCCCTTGCCCTTGCCACCAGTGTCCCACGGCGTGTCCAGCCCAGCCCCTTCGGTGATTGCTGCTGGGGCTGCTCCCAGCGTCACCTGTCCCCTTGCTGTCAATAGTCCTCTCCTGTCTGCTCTGAAAGGCTTTCTGACATCAAACGAGACCACTTTAATCAGCTCTTCTGCTTTGTCCTCTGCTGTCACAAGTGGGCTGGCTTCACGCTCGTCTCTCACAAACCACAACTCCGACTCTCTTGCGTTGGCCCCTAACAAGTGCTATGCCCCATCGGCAGTCCCCATCCGGCAGGGCTCTTGTACTCTGGGGCTGGCCGTGTTCCCCGGCCTGCCGTCGGCGGCGGCTGCCTCAGCTTCCTCTTCCCCTGCGTTGCCTGTTCAGTCTTCTTTAGCTACTCCCACATCAGCTTCAATCTCAGGCCCCATGAGCTCTAGCTCCTCAGCTGCCCTTTTGAACGGCCCCCATCCAAGTAACTCAGACCTGCATGTCACTCCCAGCACTGCTGTAACAACGATCCCCATTACCATCAAAACTGAGCCTACGAGTCCCACCCCCTCTGCTTTCAAGGGCCCGCCACACTCCACGAACCCCTCCCATAGCACTTTAGGTCTGTCAGGGACACTGGGTCACGCTTACACATCAGCGTCAGTGCCCATCAGTTTATCCACTTGCCTTAATCCCGCATTATCAGGTCTCTCTGGTTTGAGCTCACCCCTGAGTGTGTCGAACCCCCTCTCCTCTGTTTCCCTTCCCCAGCCCGGCTCCTCTGCTCCCATCACCCCAGTGTTcactgctcttcccccctttacCTCTCTGACAAATAGCTTTCCTCTCACAGGCACGCCAGCCCTTAATCCCTCTGTGTCTCTTCCAGGGACATTAATAGTCACCTCATCTGCAGCAATCACATCCATATCTGTCCCTCCCCCGAGCTCGACAGCCACCGTCCTCTCAGGGCTTTCTGTCTCAGCGCCCGTCTCGGTAGCACCTTTCCCCCTCAACTTGTCGACAGCTGTCCCCTCGCTTTTCTCAGTTACCCAGGGGCCTCTGCCATCTTCAAATCCCTCCTACCCCAGCTTCTCTGTCTCTAACACCCCCAGTGTGACACCTGCTCTCCCGTCATTCCCGGGGCTGCAGGCACCCTCCACGGTGGCTGCAGTCACACCGCTGCCTGTCACTGCCACAACTCCGTCCCCAGCTCCTGTCCTCCCAGGGTTCGCTTCAGCGTTTAGTTCCAATTTCAACTCTGCTCTTGTTGCACAAGCCAG CTTATCATCTGGACTTCAAGCTGCCGGCAGCTCTGTTTTTCCAGGCCTTTTGTCCCTTCCAGGGATCCCTGGGTTTTCCCAGAACCCTTCGCAGTCCTTGCAGGAGCTGCAGCACAATGCTGCCACACAGTCCGCGCTGCTGCAGCAG GCCCACTCAGCGTCAGCTCTAGACGGCTTCTCCGCTCAGCTGGATGGGTTTCCTAGTTATCCGTCTGCACCAGGAACACCATTCTCTTTGCAGCCCAGTCTGTCCCAGAGTGGGTGGCAGTGA
- the PROSER1 gene encoding proline and serine-rich protein 1 isoform X1, with translation MDKKSFEMVLDEIRKAVLTEYKLKAIEYVHGYFSSEQVVDLLRYFSWAEPQLKAMKALQHKMVAVHPAEVVNILNCFTFSKDKLVALELLASNIVDAQNSRPIEDLFRINMSEKKRCKRVLEQAFKGGCKAPHAMISSCGTIPGNPYPKGKPSRINGIFPGTPLKKDGEECTNEGKGIAARILGPSKPPPSTYNPHKPVPYPIPPCRPHATIAPSAYNNAGLVPLASVLAPGVPPPPPYTPNPVATESEDLCHQSKSTQNQTFSAPASQLFSPHGSNPATPAATPVPMASPVKATSHPSASSAAPVPGLSMLNTILPVFPGQVSSVVHTPQPPVPNPTVIRTPLLPATPVTSVHSTASTPVPSMFPGLVPLPGPSATPAPSPQATLVPRAPPASHETFASTSAASISLPFPAASAAAPANNPASASLSSVFTRLPLPLPPVSHGVSSPAPSVIAAGAAPSVTCPLAVNSPLLSALKGFLTSNETTLISSSALSSAVTSGLASRSSLTNHNSDSLALAPNKCYAPSAVPIRQGSCTLGLAVFPGLPSAAAASASSSPALPVQSSLATPTSASISGPMSSSSSAALLNGPHPSNSDLHVTPSTAVTTIPITIKTEPTSPTPSAFKGPPHSTNPSHSTLGLSGTLGHAYTSASVPISLSTCLNPALSGLSGLSSPLSVSNPLSSVSLPQPGSSAPITPVFTALPPFTSLTNSFPLTGTPALNPSVSLPGTLIVTSSAAITSISVPPPSSTATVLSGLSVSAPVSVAPFPLNLSTAVPSLFSVTQGPLPSSNPSYPSFSVSNTPSVTPALPSFPGLQAPSTVAAVTPLPVTATTPSPAPVLPGFASAFSSNFNSALVAQASLSSGLQAAGSSVFPGLLSLPGIPGFSQNPSQSLQELQHNAATQSALLQQAHSASALDGFSAQLDGFPSYPSAPGTPFSLQPSLSQSGWQ, from the exons gCTGTTTTGACAGAATACAAATTGAAAGCAATTGAATATGTGCACGGATATTTCTCCAGTGAACAG GTGGTTGACTTACTGAGATATTTCTCCTGGGCTGAGCCTCAGTTAAAGGCAATGAAAGCATTACAACAT AAAATGGTGGCTGTTCACCCGGCAGAAGTGGTCAATATACTCAACTGTTTCACCTTTAGTAAAGACAAGTTAGTTGCTCTTGAACTGTTAGCTTC AAACATTGTGGATGCACAAAATTCACGACCCATTGAAGATTTATTCAGGATAAATATGTCTGAGAAGAAGCGATGCAAGAGAGTACTTGAGCAG GCTTTCAAGGGTGGCTGCAAAGCTCCTCACGCTATGATATCTTCCTGTGGGACGATCCCAGGAAATCCATACCCCAAAGGCAAACCAAGTCGCATAAATGGAATTTTCCCA ggaACCCCTTTGAAAAAAGATGGCGAAGAATGTACCAATGAAGGCAAAGGAATAGCTGCACGGATTCTTGGACCGTCCAAACCA CCTCCTTCAACATATAATCCACATAAACCCGTTCCTTATCCAATACCTCCATGCCGGCCACATGCAACAATTGCACCAA gtgCTTATAACAATGCAGGTCTGGTACCATTAGCCAGTGTCCTAGCTCCAGGTgtaccccctccacctccatacaCTCCCAATCCAGTGGCAACAG aaagtgAAGATCTTTGTCATCAGTCAAAATCTACACAGAATCAAA CATTTTCTGCCCCAGCAAGTCAACTCTTTTCTCCCCACGGTTCCAATCCTGCAACTCCCGCAGCCACTCCTGTTCCCATGGCGTCCCCAGTCAAGGCCACAAGTCACCCGTCGGCATCATCGGCCGCCCCTGTTCCCGGGCTGAGCATGCTGAACACCATCCTCCCTGTGTTCCCAGGGCAGGTCTCCTCAGTCGTCCACACACCTCAGCCGCCCGTGCCGAATCCAACAGTCATCAGAACCCCTTTGTTGCCGGCCACACCTGTCACTTCTGTCCACAGCACAGCATCTACTCCTGTGCCTTCCATGTTTCCTGGCCTAGTTCCACTGCCAGGTCCCTCGGCCACGCCAGCACCATCCCCCCAGGCCACATTGGTTCCTCGGGCCCCTCCTGCCTCTCATGAAACCTTTGCTTCTACTTCTGCTGCTTCCATTAGCCTGCCCTTTCCTGCCgcctctgctgctgctcctgccaaCAACCCTGCTTCTGCTTCACTGTCATCCGTTTTCACAAGGCTCCCCTTGCCCTTGCCACCAGTGTCCCACGGCGTGTCCAGCCCAGCCCCTTCGGTGATTGCTGCTGGGGCTGCTCCCAGCGTCACCTGTCCCCTTGCTGTCAATAGTCCTCTCCTGTCTGCTCTGAAAGGCTTTCTGACATCAAACGAGACCACTTTAATCAGCTCTTCTGCTTTGTCCTCTGCTGTCACAAGTGGGCTGGCTTCACGCTCGTCTCTCACAAACCACAACTCCGACTCTCTTGCGTTGGCCCCTAACAAGTGCTATGCCCCATCGGCAGTCCCCATCCGGCAGGGCTCTTGTACTCTGGGGCTGGCCGTGTTCCCCGGCCTGCCGTCGGCGGCGGCTGCCTCAGCTTCCTCTTCCCCTGCGTTGCCTGTTCAGTCTTCTTTAGCTACTCCCACATCAGCTTCAATCTCAGGCCCCATGAGCTCTAGCTCCTCAGCTGCCCTTTTGAACGGCCCCCATCCAAGTAACTCAGACCTGCATGTCACTCCCAGCACTGCTGTAACAACGATCCCCATTACCATCAAAACTGAGCCTACGAGTCCCACCCCCTCTGCTTTCAAGGGCCCGCCACACTCCACGAACCCCTCCCATAGCACTTTAGGTCTGTCAGGGACACTGGGTCACGCTTACACATCAGCGTCAGTGCCCATCAGTTTATCCACTTGCCTTAATCCCGCATTATCAGGTCTCTCTGGTTTGAGCTCACCCCTGAGTGTGTCGAACCCCCTCTCCTCTGTTTCCCTTCCCCAGCCCGGCTCCTCTGCTCCCATCACCCCAGTGTTcactgctcttcccccctttacCTCTCTGACAAATAGCTTTCCTCTCACAGGCACGCCAGCCCTTAATCCCTCTGTGTCTCTTCCAGGGACATTAATAGTCACCTCATCTGCAGCAATCACATCCATATCTGTCCCTCCCCCGAGCTCGACAGCCACCGTCCTCTCAGGGCTTTCTGTCTCAGCGCCCGTCTCGGTAGCACCTTTCCCCCTCAACTTGTCGACAGCTGTCCCCTCGCTTTTCTCAGTTACCCAGGGGCCTCTGCCATCTTCAAATCCCTCCTACCCCAGCTTCTCTGTCTCTAACACCCCCAGTGTGACACCTGCTCTCCCGTCATTCCCGGGGCTGCAGGCACCCTCCACGGTGGCTGCAGTCACACCGCTGCCTGTCACTGCCACAACTCCGTCCCCAGCTCCTGTCCTCCCAGGGTTCGCTTCAGCGTTTAGTTCCAATTTCAACTCTGCTCTTGTTGCACAAGCCAG CTTATCATCTGGACTTCAAGCTGCCGGCAGCTCTGTTTTTCCAGGCCTTTTGTCCCTTCCAGGGATCCCTGGGTTTTCCCAGAACCCTTCGCAGTCCTTGCAGGAGCTGCAGCACAATGCTGCCACACAGTCCGCGCTGCTGCAGCAG GCCCACTCAGCGTCAGCTCTAGACGGCTTCTCCGCTCAGCTGGATGGGTTTCCTAGTTATCCGTCTGCACCAGGAACACCATTCTCTTTGCAGCCCAGTCTGTCCCAGAGTGGGTGGCAGTGA